From Triticum aestivum cultivar Chinese Spring chromosome 4A, IWGSC CS RefSeq v2.1, whole genome shotgun sequence, a single genomic window includes:
- the LOC123084879 gene encoding 3-ketoacyl-CoA synthase 6, which yields MLHTALAELAIRSRSMSPSIVTVSLAAAAALVAMVRVGPEELASRLSEARPVHLFLACFLPAAATVLYLMLRPRAVYLVDYAGFRTPHTCRIPFASFLEHAKLMPELSERSIRFMTRLLERSGIGEETCLPPAHHYIGTHKYCTVDAARAEFELVAFSAIDDLLAKTGVAPEAIDILIVNCSLFCPTPSLVDMIVNKYKLRSDIRSMHLSGMGCSAGLVAVGLAGNLLQVAPHGAHALVVSTETITPNYYVGTERAMLLPNCLFRIGGAAALLSTSPAKARFRLKHLIRTLTGAQDSAYRCVFQEEDGEGHRGINLSKDLMNIAGDALKANITAMGPLVLPASEQLKFALTFIARKVINRRVKPYIPDFRTAFEHFCIHAGGRAIIDELQKNLGLSDEQVEASRMTLHKFGNTSSSSLWYELGYIEAKGRMRKGDRVWMIGFGSGFKCNSAAWECIQPARNADGPWATSIHRYPVDIPDVLSH from the coding sequence ATGCTTCACACTGCACTCGCCGAGCTGGCTATACGATCGAGGAGCATGAGCCCGTCCATCGTCACCgtgtcgctcgccgccgccgccgccctcgtcgccatgGTGCGGGTCGGGCCGGAGGAGCTGGCCAGCCGGCTCTCCGAGGCCCGGCCGGTGCACCTCTTCTTGGCCTGCTTCCTTCCGGCCGCGGCGACCGTCCTGTACCTCATGCTGCGTCCCCGCGCGGTGTACCTCGTTGACTACGCCGGCTTCCGCACCCCGCACACCTGCCGCATCCCCTTCGCCAGCTTCCTGGAGCACGCCAAGCTGATGCCCGAGCTCAGCGAGCGCAGCATCCGGTTCATGACGCGCCTGCTGGAGCGCTCCGGGATCGGGGAGGAGACCTGCCTGCCGCCGGCGCACCACTACATCGGCACGCACAAGTACTGCACCGTCGACGCCGCCCGCGCCGAGTTCGAGCTCGTCGCCTTCTCGGCCATCGACGACCTGCTCGCCAAGACCGGCGTCGCCCCCGAGGCCATCGACATACTCATCGTCAACTGCAGCCTCTTCTGCCCCACGCCGTCCCTGGTCGACATGATCGTGAACAAGTACAAGCTGCGGAGCGATATCCGCAGCATGCACCTCTCCGGCATGGGGTGCAGCGCGGGGCTCGTCGCCGTGGGGCTCGCGGGGAACCTGCTGCAGGTCGCCCCCCACGGCGCGCACGCGCTGGTCGTCTCCACGGAGACCATCACGCCCAACTACTACGTCGGGACCGAGCGCGCAATGCTCCTGCCCAACTGCCTCTTCCGCATCGGCGGGGCGGCCGCGCTGCTGTCGACGTCCCCGGCGAAGGCCCGGTTCCGCCTGAAGCACCTCATCCGCACGCTCACCGGCGCGCAGGACAGCGCCTACCGGTGCGTGTTCCAAGAGGAGGACGGGGAGGGCCACCGCGGGATCAACCTCAGCAAGGACCTGATGAACATCGCCGGCGACGCGCTCAAGGCCAACATCACCGCGATGGGGCCGCTGGTCCTGCCGGCCAGCGAGCAGCTCAAGTTCGCCCTCACCTTCATCGCGCGGAAGGTGATCAACAGGCGGGTGAAGCCGTACATCCCCGACTTCCGCACGGCGTTCGAGCACTTCTGCATCCACGCCGGCGGCCGCGCGATCATCGACGAGCTGCAGAAGAACCTCGGGCTGTCCGACGAGCAGGTGGAGGCGTCGCGGATGACGCTGCACAAGTTCGGCAACACGTCGAGCAGCTCGCTGTGGTACGAGCTGGGCTACATCGAGGCCAAGGGCCGCATGCGCAAGGGCGACCGCGTGTGGATGATCGGCTTCGGGTCCGGGTTCAAGTGCAACAGCGCGGCGTGGGAGTGCATCCAGCCCGCCCGCAACGCCGATGGGCCGTGGGCGACGTCCATCCACAGATACCCGGTGGACATCCCCGACGTTCTCAGCCATTAA